The following proteins are encoded in a genomic region of Oncorhynchus keta strain PuntledgeMale-10-30-2019 chromosome 6, Oket_V2, whole genome shotgun sequence:
- the LOC118385649 gene encoding endonuclease domain-containing 1 protein-like, protein MQFSPGCLVLLFSLFHSAPRAPATVVEDFNHVERCKDSLYMGTPPRGIIDAKLKKICQRYADKPRFVTLYDPQKRIPVYSAYSFKKTEGDRRVDYPWMYEPQLAEVDGNGNMLPFPTGYLHMKFEDSQAVLDDYSDVVLYERGHLNPDQHQSDPHDRASTYTLTNVVPEIREFNIGPWREHEERIRVRLNNYCRGTAFIVTGVTTTGHMIRRNNQDRVAIPEDVWTAYCCTDYDRNAPHDVRIRFPSQAALAKNAKEGNTVHEITVQDLENFLKTRMDVDQNLQLFYDNCISPSPLPLYLHHTI, encoded by the exons ATGCAATTCTCTCCGGGCTGTTTGGTGTTGCTGTTCTCCCTTTTCCATAGTGCACCTAGAGCTCCGGCCACTGTGGTTGAGGACTTCAACCATGTAGAACGATGCAAGGATTCCTTATACATGGGAACCCCACCACGGGGAATCATTGATGCCAAACTGAAGAAGATCTGTCAGCGCTATGCAGACAAGCCACGCTTCGTGACCCTGTACGACCCTCAGAAACGAATCCCTGTCTACTCAGCCTACTCCTTcaagaagacagagggagaccggCGCGTGGACTACCCCTGGATGTATGAGCCACAG ctggcAGAGGTTGATGGCAATGGAAACATGCTACCCTTCCCTACCGGCTACCTGCACATGAAGTTTGAGGACAGCCAAGCAGTGCTGGATGACTACTCTGACGTAGTACTGTATGAACGTGGCCACCTGAACCCAGACCAGCACCAGTCTGACCCTCATGACCGTGCCTCCACTTACACCCTGACCAACGTGGTGCCAGAGATCAGAGAGTTCAACATTGGGCCGTGGCGTGAGCACGAGGAGCGTATCCGTGTCCGCCTCAACAACTACTGCCGTGGCACCGCCTTCATTGTCACAGGGGTGACCACTACAGGTCACATGATTCGCCGGAACAACCAGGACCGCGTGGCCATCCCTGAGGACGTGTGGACTGCCTACTGCTGCACTGACTACGACCGCAACGCCCCCCACGATGTCCGCATCCGCTTCCCTTCCCAGGCTGCCCTGGCCAAGAACGCCAAGGAGGGCAACACGGTCCACGAGATAACTGTCCAAGACTTGGAGAACTTCCTGAAGACCCGGATGGACGTGGACCAGAACCTGCAGCTCTTCTATGACAActgcatctccccctctcctctccctctgtaccTCCACCACACCATCTAA
- the LOC118385651 gene encoding endonuclease domain-containing 1 protein-like produces MRSTWQQSWYAVLSMFLWVPWAWCGVVEDFDHVEHCKDYIYMGIPPRGYLAGSNLKKICQILEDNPRFVTLYDPRRHMPLYSAYTFKRSDGEKSMDQPWMYEPQLASSKSSSNMEVYPQSAQMHMRLMDSQAVLEDFTDVPQYVRGQLNPDQHQLEPLDKAATYTLSNVVPQIREFNTGPWAQHQDRIRRRLNNYCRGNAYVITGVTSAGNMIRRDNQDRVGIPEYMWTAYCCPDYDHNAPYLERYHFPVFGAYGLNNRVNNAVVEVPIKTLETFLKGRLDVDKNYQIFYNDCVPDDM; encoded by the exons ATGAGGTCTACTTGGCAGCAGTCTTGGTATGCTGTTCTGAGTATGTTCCTGTGGGTGCCCTGGGCCTGGTGTGGCGTGGTGGAGGACTTTGACCATGTGGAGCACTGTAAGGACTATATTTACATGGGCATACCACCACGGGGCTACCTGGCGGGCAGCAACCTGAAAAAGATCTGCCAGATCCTGGAGGACAACCCCCGATTCGTCACCCTCTATGACCCCCGCAGGCACATGCCCCTCTACTCTGCATACACCTTCAAACGGTCTGACGGGGAGAAGAGCATGGACCAGCCCTGGATGTACGAACCACAG ctgGCCTCCAGTAAATCCAGCAGTAATATGGAGGTCTACCCACAGTCGGCTCAGATGCACATGCGTCTCATGGACAGTCAGGCGGTGTTGGAGGACTTTACAGACGTGCCCCAGTATGTGCGTGGCCAACTGAACCCAGACCAGCACCAGTTGGAGCCCCTCGACAAGGCAGCCACCTACACCCTGTCCAACGTGGTGCCTCAGATCAGAGAGTTCAACACTGGCCCCTGGGCCCAGCATCAGGACCGTATCAGACGACGCCTCAACAACTACTGCCGCGGCAATGCCTATGTCATCACGGGAGTTACCTCGGCCGGGAACATGATTCGGCGAGACAACCAGGACCGTGTGGGCATCCCAGAGTATATGTGGACGGCCTACTGCTGTCCAGACTACGACCACAATGCCCCCTACCTAGAGCGCTACCACTTTCCTGTGTTTGGGGCCTATGGTCTGAATAATAGGGTCAACAATGCTGTGGTGGAGGTGCCTATCAAGACACTAGAGACGTTTCTGAAGGGACGGTTGGACGTGGACAAGAACTACCAGATCTTCTACAATGACTGTGTGCCTGATGACATGTAG